A stretch of the Vicinamibacterales bacterium genome encodes the following:
- the pheA gene encoding prephenate dehydratase: MRIAFQGEPGAYSEAALLAFEPDAISVPCKSFEEVFQAVAEGRAGRGILPMENSIGGSIHRNYDLLVEHELPIVGEVELKVEHCLLVLPGVRMEDIQVVHSHPQALAQCERFLKGLPNVEIAAVYDTAGGAKLIREGGMHHAAAIASRRAAEVFQLEILKEGLQDFDTNITRFFVIARQAMTEGADKTTIAFALPNAPGALFRALSVFALRNIDLTKLESRPLRGRPWEYMFYADLAVSRDDLQCARALVNLAEFARWVRTLGTYRASSAPSTVPSPTRDAVTGAL, translated from the coding sequence ATGCGGATTGCCTTCCAGGGAGAGCCGGGGGCCTACAGCGAGGCCGCCTTGCTGGCGTTCGAGCCGGACGCCATTTCCGTGCCCTGCAAGAGCTTCGAGGAGGTCTTCCAGGCGGTGGCGGAGGGGCGTGCCGGGCGCGGCATCCTGCCGATGGAGAACTCCATCGGCGGCAGCATCCACCGCAACTACGACCTGCTGGTCGAGCACGAGCTGCCGATCGTCGGCGAGGTCGAGCTGAAGGTGGAGCACTGCCTGCTGGTCCTGCCCGGCGTGCGCATGGAGGACATCCAGGTGGTGCACTCGCACCCCCAGGCGCTGGCGCAGTGCGAGCGTTTCCTCAAGGGGCTGCCGAACGTCGAGATCGCGGCGGTCTACGACACCGCCGGCGGCGCCAAGCTGATTCGCGAGGGGGGGATGCACCATGCCGCGGCGATCGCCTCGCGCCGCGCCGCCGAAGTCTTCCAGCTCGAGATCCTGAAGGAAGGGCTGCAGGATTTCGACACCAACATCACGCGCTTCTTCGTCATCGCGCGCCAGGCGATGACCGAGGGGGCGGACAAGACGACGATTGCGTTCGCGCTGCCCAACGCGCCCGGGGCGCTGTTCCGCGCGCTGAGCGTGTTCGCGCTGCGCAACATCGATCTGACCAAGCTCGAGTCGCGCCCGCTGCGCGGCCGGCCGTGGGAGTACATGTTCTACGCCGACCTGGCGGTTTCGCGCGACGACCTGCAGTGCGCGCGGGCGCTGGTGAACCTCGCCGAGTTCGCGCGCTGGGTGCGCACGCTCGGCACCTACCGCGCATCCTCGGCG